Proteins encoded by one window of Salvia splendens isolate huo1 chromosome 14, SspV2, whole genome shotgun sequence:
- the LOC121764321 gene encoding uncharacterized protein LOC121764321, with protein MGETENVTGVIQSSDLPPKEADPGVFTLPISIRNVQMAQAMCDLGASINIMPYSIYEKLEDAKLVKTDMEIQLADVSCIYPEGVLEDELVKVNKFMYPTDFFFIKTTEPGAEESVGILLGRPFLSTASTVIDVRQGTMKLSFNGEQLTFEVDKAVRKPQDSESIQTVDAISPRKQKYPEKKSFKEPPSGSTKGEQLKREAAEWFDTAMTGEMDDQAIRREIIFANRHNQPSQKRLPN; from the coding sequence ATGGGCGAAACAGAAAATGTGACTGGAGTGATCCAATCTAGTGATCTTCCACCAAAGGAAgctgacccaggggtatttacgctcccaatttccatcagaaacGTCCAAATGGCGCAAGCAATGTGCGatctaggggcttccatcaatattatgccgtattctatatacgaGAAGTTGGAAGATGCTAAGCTTGTCAAAACCGATATggaaatacagctagcagaTGTGTCTTGCATCTACCCCGaaggagttctggaagatgaactTGTCAAAGTAAACAAGTTTATGTACCCCACCGACTTCTTCTTCATAAAGACGACAGAGCCGGGAGCGGAAGAGTCTGTTGGCatccttttgggaaggccattcTTATCCACAGCCAGCACAGTCATCGACGTCCGCCAGGGGACGATGAAGCTGagttttaatggagaacaacttACATTCGAAGTTGATAAAGCTGTGAGGAAACCACAGGACAGCGAGAGCATTCAAACAGTAGACGCTATCAGCCCTCGAAAACAAAAGTATCCGGAAAAGAAATCCTTCAAAGAACCACCCTCTGGTTCCACTAAAGGTGAACAACTCAAGAGAGAGGCAGCAGAATGGTTTGATACGGCGATGACTGGAGAAATGGACGATCAAGCCATTAGAAGGGAAATTATTTTTGCCAACCGTCACAACCAACCGAGTCAAAAGAGGTTACCCAACTAA